The nucleotide sequence CCGCTTTGCAATGGGCACCCCGATATCGCGTCTCCACATGAGTTCGCCCCCGGTGCCGATCCTGTATATCCTCCCGCCTCTGCCGAAGCAATACAACGAATCGCCTTCAAGGACCATCTCGCCCAGCGGAATATCATCGAGCTGGTATTCCCAGAGGATCCTGTCTTCGCCGAAGTTATAGCAGGAGAGGCGGCCGGTGTCCGCCGCGATGAATATGTTCCTCTTCCTGGCCGTGATCGACACGATCCCGCCGCCGACGCTGACCCTCACCGACTTCGCCCCGTTCAACAGGTCGAATCCGTACAGGCTGCCGGCCCGTGTAGACACGAACGCCAGCTGCTCCGTAATGACGGGTCTCGCCGAAATGTATTCTCCGGTCTGCGAGGTCCACTGCACGTCGCCGCCCCGGTCGATTTTGCTCAATGTCCCGCCGGAGGAAGCGCAGTAGAGCCCGCTGCCGTCCATGGTCAGGCGGATGAATTCGCCCCTGACGGCCGGCGCCCGCGCCTTCCACACTCTGGCGCCGTTTAAAAGATCGAATTTCGTCACCGATCCCCCTGCGGTGGGGACATAGAGCGACGTCGCCTCATAAGCGGGGAGCGAGCTTATGGCCCCTTCCAGCGGCACCGACCAGAGAACCTCGTCGGAACGGATCGAAACCAGGCGGCCGCCGCCAATCCTGAGAACGCAGTCGGGTCCCGGCACATACATGAGGAATACGCCGGACTCCTCCGGAACGGCCTCGCGCGCCCCCTGCTTCCGCCGCGGGACCTCCTTCCCGCCGCCCTGTAACGGCGCGGCGCCGGTGACGGATGTTACCATCCGATCCATGTCTTCCCGCATTACCGGCGCGTCCCGGACGAGCCGCGGCATCGCCAGTGACGCCATGAGGTCCTTCTCAGGGACTCCGGAGATGCCACTGAGGGAAACGGCGTCATTTCCTATGTCGCAGGCCTGGCCGCCGGTCACGTCAAGGGCGCCCTTTTCGAAATACCGGTCGAGGATGTTCGCCGTCTTCGCGTCCGC is from Spirochaetota bacterium and encodes:
- a CDS encoding PQQ-binding-like beta-propeller repeat protein, with the protein product MTKPEHDMERAMESLRTKRRYRNIDHAKLARLAERAELNAPEAWLNSPSDPVALLTRIRDLPRRGRSAPFGIPKKAWWALVPAVAAAAIIILFITGAIDFMRGGRAGAAGIVSGDVMVRRGGIDRTLRAGNQILRGDVIITGAASSADIRFGGLVRMRVLGGSRIALRAMDLDGGARAFDAMVSKGGCVLDVARLASGETVSLHTPGSVATVRGTRFGVRIGKAGDVRYEVFEGTVRVRRRLPDDGPADAKTANILDRYFEKGALDVTGGQACDIGNDAVSLSGISGVPEKDLMASLAMPRLVRDAPVMREDMDRMVTSVTGAAPLQGGGKEVPRRKQGAREAVPEESGVFLMYVPGPDCVLRIGGGRLVSIRSDEVLWSVPLEGAISSLPAYEATSLYVPTAGGSVTKFDLLNGARVWKARAPAVRGEFIRLTMDGSGLYCASSGGTLSKIDRGGDVQWTSQTGEYISARPVITEQLAFVSTRAGSLYGFDLLNGAKSVRVSVGGGIVSITARKRNIFIAADTGRLSCYNFGEDRILWEYQLDDIPLGEMVLEGDSLYCFGRGGRIYRIGTGGELMWRRDIGVPIAKRPSEDGSSFYIPAPETLFVVDKNSGSVTWSLMVPQITSNNVTVSRGHIYFETWEKRLSSLKK